In the genome of Campylobacter concisus, the window TAGCACCATGTAAATAAGCACCGCACTAGCGCTCACTGTAAAGATAAAAGAAGCGTTCGTATCATCCATGAGCTCAACAAATCCCAAAAATTTATACTTGAAATTTGCTGGCAAAATTTCATCAAGCTTCTTTAAAATTTCATTTGCCACGCTATTTAGCGGAGCGTTGTTTTTGGTATTTGCTAAAAATTTTATCTCATCAGCTCTATTAAATCTCGAAATACTAGCTGGCTTTTGCTCAAAACTAATCGTCGCCACGTCGCCAAGTGTGACAAAAAAGCCCTCTTTGCTTCTTATCTTGGTCTTTAAAATATCATTTGTATCGCTTCTAAATTTATCATCAAGGCGCATGTAAAGCTCATACTCTTTGCCATTTTCGTTTTCAAAAACAGAGACCTCGTTCTCGTTAAATGCGCTATAAACGGCGCTTGCAACGCTGGCTTTATCTAAATTTAGCCTTTTAGCCTTATCTTCATCGATGGAAATTTGCACGCGCTTTAGCAGATCTTCTTCAGGAGAATTTACGTCCGTTGCGTCATTTATCTCTTTTAGCATTTTGCTAATCTTTGGTACAAATTTTTCTAACTCTTTGCCATTTTCAGAGGTGATAGTAAGCTTAACTGGCTGCACATCGCCACCTTCAACTACTGGCAGATCAGCTACTATAACGCTCATATCATCGCTATTTAGTCTGTCACGAAAACTTTGCATGATAGCGTTTTGCCGCTCGTGATTAGCTCTATCTTTTAGCTCTTTTAGCCTAACGTAAGCCTTTACAAGATAAGGCTGTTTGGCGTCTGTGTAGCCAAGAATGAAGTAGGCGTAAGCGACCTGAGGATCGACATTTATGAGTGAAATTTTATCTTTTAGCCTCTCTTTGCTAGCTTGCAGGCTAAGTGAGGGATCGAGTTTGAAGTAGATGTTAAACTCCGAGTTATCCTCGCTTGGCATGAAGTCTCCACCTACAAATTTAGCCAGCCCAAATGAGCAAACAACGACCACAAGCGTTATGGCTAAAAATATGAGCTTAAATTTAAGCGCCAAGGCTAAAAGCTTCTCATAGCCATTTTCAAGAGCCTCAAAAAATGGCTCACTCTTTTGAAAAAAGCTGCTTTCTTTGGCATTTACAAACCTAGCACTAAGCGTTGGCACGAGAAAGATGCTAACAAAAAACGAGATGACGATGCCAGCTGCCACGCTCATCGCAAAAGAGTTAAAGTACTTGCCAACGATGCCGCTCATAAAGGCGATAGGCACGAAGACGCAAAGCAGCACGAGCGAGATCGCAAAGACGCTAAATGCTATCTCTTTTATGCCTGCAAAGCTTGCTTTTAGGGCATTTGGCTCATCTTTTAGCTTGCTAGCGATATTTTCAGTGACGACTATCGCATCGTCGATGAAAATTCCGATGCCAAGTGTGAGTGCTATGAGGCTTAAGCGGTTTATGTCGTAGCCTAGGGCATTTATGATGAAAAACGTCGCTACGATGCTAGTTGGTATCGCTACGACTGAGATGATGGTGATCGAGAAATTTCTTAAAAACAGATAGACGATCACGATGGTTAGCAAGACGCCAAGGATCATATCAAAGGCGGTTTGATCGATGTGCTTTTGTATCACTTCGCTCTTATCATAGGCTATTTTTACGTCGTATTCGCTGCCAAGCAGGCTTTTAAACTGATCTAGCTTTGACTTAGCTAGAGCGATCACGGTTAGAGCATTTGCGTCTGGAGCTAGCTCAAGGCCAAGCAAGACGCCACTTTTTTTATCCATTATCGCTGCTTCGTTTGCGTCTTTGTAAGAGAGATCAACGCTTGCGATATCTTTTAAAAAGACCCCTTGTTTGATCGTTAAATTTCTTATCTCATCTATGCTTTTGGCGCTGAAATTTGACTTGATCGCCATTTGGATCTGCTCATTTTCTATCTTGCCAAGTGGCGCTTTTAAATTTTCAACCTTTATCAAATTTGCCACTTCGTTTGCGCTAAGGGCATTTTTATCAAGCTTAAATCTATCTAGCAAAATTTTCACCGCTGGCTCTAAAAAGCCATTTGTCTTGACCTTTGAAACGCCGCTAATGCGCTCCAAAAATGGCTTTGCCACATCATCTATCTCTTGCATGAGCTTGGTTTCATTACCATCAAGCCTTGTGATAAAGAGGCTAAAGACGGCTGAAGAGAGGCCATTTAGCTTTTCTATCTCGTAGTTTGCGTTTAACCTTGCCTTTTGCATCTTGTCGCGGACGTCGTTTGTAGCGCTCTCTAGGTCTTTGTTTAGCTCAAATTCGATGCTTACCACACTTAGGTTGTCAAAGCTAGTTGAGTAAAGTTTTTTTATCCCCTCGATGCTTGAGACCTCGTCCTCTATCTTTTGCGTGATCTTTGTCTTGATGTAGTTCATATCGCCATTTGCGTAGGTTGTGATCTTAACGATTGGGATATTTACTTGCGGGTATAAATTTACATTCATCGTCTTTAGCGAGTAGATGCCAAAGACAACGAGGCTTAAGAATATCATAAGCGTAGTTATGGGGCGGTTTATGGCTGTTTTTATCATTTATTTTCGCCGATTATCACTTTTCCTTGACCAAACATACCTGGCTTTAGCCCGCTGTCATAAGCCTGGGCGTAAAATTTTCTGGTCTCTCGCTTAATCTCTGGGTAAATTAGCGCGATTTTAACCTCTTTTTCCTCGTTTGTCGCGTCAAGCTTAAATTTAAAAATGTCGCCAACTTTTACTAAATTTGCATATTTTTCGTCAATCGCTATTAAAATTTTAGCCTCCTCAGAGTTTAGAACAAAGGCTGGCTGAAGTGGCGAAGCGCTCTCGCCAAGCTCGACATTTTTACTAGCTATGATACCATCAAAAGGAGCTTTTAAAACGGCCTTTTTAAGATGATCATCTGCATTTAAAATGGCGATCTCAGCTGCTTGCACCCTAAGAGCTGCCTCATCAAATTTATACTTTACTTCATCAAATTCTTGCTTTGAAGTGACGTCTTTTACTTGGCTAAATTTATTAAAGGTGCTTTTAGCAAATTCTTTGGCATTTTTAGCAAGCGCTAAATCGTTTTTTGCCTTTTTTAGAGCGATCTCAAGGCTTGTTTGATCAAGGCTAGCTAAAACGTCGCCCTTTTTAACGTGGCTTGAGACATCTACAAAAATTTTATCCACCTTGCCGCTGCTCTCAAATGCAAGCTTTGAGCTTTGCTTGGCATAGACTTCAAAATCAGCAAAAATATCTTCTGCTGCAAATGAAAAGATGCAAAATATCATTAAAATTATCAGCTTTTTCAATCCCTAATCCTCTCTAAAATGCTCTCGCCACTTTCAAAAAAATACTCTGCCTTTTTTATCTCCAGCTC includes:
- a CDS encoding efflux RND transporter permease subunit; translated protein: MIKTAINRPITTLMIFLSLVVFGIYSLKTMNVNLYPQVNIPIVKITTYANGDMNYIKTKITQKIEDEVSSIEGIKKLYSTSFDNLSVVSIEFELNKDLESATNDVRDKMQKARLNANYEIEKLNGLSSAVFSLFITRLDGNETKLMQEIDDVAKPFLERISGVSKVKTNGFLEPAVKILLDRFKLDKNALSANEVANLIKVENLKAPLGKIENEQIQMAIKSNFSAKSIDEIRNLTIKQGVFLKDIASVDLSYKDANEAAIMDKKSGVLLGLELAPDANALTVIALAKSKLDQFKSLLGSEYDVKIAYDKSEVIQKHIDQTAFDMILGVLLTIVIVYLFLRNFSITIISVVAIPTSIVATFFIINALGYDINRLSLIALTLGIGIFIDDAIVVTENIASKLKDEPNALKASFAGIKEIAFSVFAISLVLLCVFVPIAFMSGIVGKYFNSFAMSVAAGIVISFFVSIFLVPTLSARFVNAKESSFFQKSEPFFEALENGYEKLLALALKFKLIFLAITLVVVVCSFGLAKFVGGDFMPSEDNSEFNIYFKLDPSLSLQASKERLKDKISLINVDPQVAYAYFILGYTDAKQPYLVKAYVRLKELKDRANHERQNAIMQSFRDRLNSDDMSVIVADLPVVEGGDVQPVKLTITSENGKELEKFVPKISKMLKEINDATDVNSPEEDLLKRVQISIDEDKAKRLNLDKASVASAVYSAFNENEVSVFENENGKEYELYMRLDDKFRSDTNDILKTKIRSKEGFFVTLGDVATISFEQKPASISRFNRADEIKFLANTKNNAPLNSVANEILKKLDEILPANFKYKFLGFVELMDDTNASFIFTVSASAVLIYMVLAALYESFLLPFLIMLAMPLAFCGVVIGLFISGNPFSLFVMVGVILLFGMVGKNAILVVDFANYFANSGIEANEAVKMAAKKRLRAVLMTTFAMIFAMLPLALSRGAGFEANSPMAISIIFGLISSTLLSLLVVPVLFAWVYNLDKFIRKFYERERI
- a CDS encoding efflux RND transporter periplasmic adaptor subunit; protein product: MKKLIILMIFCIFSFAAEDIFADFEVYAKQSSKLAFESSGKVDKIFVDVSSHVKKGDVLASLDQTSLEIALKKAKNDLALAKNAKEFAKSTFNKFSQVKDVTSKQEFDEVKYKFDEAALRVQAAEIAILNADDHLKKAVLKAPFDGIIASKNVELGESASPLQPAFVLNSEEAKILIAIDEKYANLVKVGDIFKFKLDATNEEKEVKIALIYPEIKRETRKFYAQAYDSGLKPGMFGQGKVIIGENK